GACACCGGGTCGCGACCAAAGTACTTCACCTGAATTTCCGATCCCACCGGTAAGCCGAGTACCGATGGATGGGCAATCTAAAAGAGGAGCCAAACGTTAGCGAAATTACttgcaacaaaacaccaaacaatcCCGCGAGTGCACACCTTTCGCTGATCGAGCTGCGAGTTGTGCAGCAGTGTCGGTGGCATCGACGGGTAGAGTGTCACCATCACGCCCGTGTCTCTCAGTTCCACTATCTTCGCAGTGTAGATGGCGCCAAACTCGAGCTCGGGAACTTTCTCCGTTTTCAGCAGCTCCTCCAGGTGCTCCTTCGCTTCGTGCATGGCCGCATCGGACGGGGCAAAGATACGGAAGCTGGTCTCGTCTTCTTGCGTCAGCTGTACGCCCGTTTCGAGGTAGAGGCGCCTCAGATGTATGCCGCCCGTCCCGAGCAACCTCGGACGTTGGTTCGCTTCAATCACTAACCGGTCTGTCACCGGCCAACAGTCTTTACGGATTGTGCGCGTGGCCGCAATCGTGTCGTCCATAATGTCCAGGATCTTGAAGCGGGCTTCCATCGACTTTTGGAGCGCTTCCATCACGACCTTCAACGGGATGCCGGGCACTTTCAGGTCGGCCTGGATCGCCGTTACGCCACGCCGGGTTCCCGCCACCTTCATATCCATATCGCCCATATAGTCTTCGATGCCGAGCAGATCGCTAAGGATGCGATAGTCCTGCAGGTGTTTGGTGTCATCGTTTTCGTATTTGGTGATCAGTCCAATCGCGACACCGGCTGCCGATTCTGAGACCGGAACGCCGGCATCCATTAGTGCCAGCGAACCGGCACAAACGGTCGCCATCGAACTGGACCCGTTCGACTCTAGCACCTCCGATGTGAGCCGTATCGTAAACGGATGTTCCCCGGGAACGATCGGTACCAAGCCACGTTCGGCCAGCGCACCGTGGCCGATTTCCCGTCTCCCGATCGGCCCAATTTTACCCGTTTCTCCCGTCGCGTACGGTGGGAACTCGTAGTGgaggaaaaagtttttcgacTTCAGCCCCGTATCCAGTGATGTGAGCGCATCGAGTCGCAGGGCACTTTCGGGTGAATCGAGGGCCACGGTAGCGAAAACTTGTGTCTGGCCGCGCTGAAACAGCGCCGAACCGTGCAGCGGTTTGTGCAGGTTCACCGAGCAGTTGATTGGCCGTAAATCATCCAAGCCGCGACCATCGCACCGGACGCTGTCCTCGAGCACCATCTCCCGGAAGACGTGGCGAACGAATTTGTTAAACGCTTCCCCGATGAGCGCAGGATCGGTGGTCGGAAAACTCGACCACACCTTGTCGATCGTATCAGTCCGCGCACTGCCCACCGCTTGATCGCGACTAAACTTATCGTGCGTGAAATCGCGAAATATTTCCCGCAATCGCATCTCCGCCATCGTGCGCACTGCCTGCATGATTTCATCGTCCACCGCCGGGACCGGTTCTAGGGTGCGCTTTGGTTTTCCGAAAGTCTTCTGCAATCGCTCGATACCGTTGACGATGAGTTGTGCCTCTTTCGTACCGCGTTTGATCGCCATTCGAATTTCGTTCTCGTTCACCACGTCGCCGCGACCTTCGATCATGACGACCAGATTCTGGCGGGTGGCCGTTACCACAAGGTCAAGGGCACTGAGCTGCATTTCCCGACGCGTGGGATTCACGATCACTTCGTTATCGACGAGTCCGAGACGGACGGCACCAACCGGTCCATTCCACGGTATATCACTGATAGCAAGGGCAGCCGAAGCTCCGTTGATGGCTTGCACGTCCGGAGGGTTGCTGGCATCGATAGCAAGCATGTTGCAAACGATCTGCGTGTCGAGCCGAAACTCGGCCGGAAACAGTGGCCTGATCGAACGGTCGACAAGCCGTGCGGCAAGAATTTCTTTTTCCGACGGGCCCATCTCACGGCGCAGGAAGTTGGTCGGTATTCGGCCAGCGGCTGCCGACTTTTGCCTATAGTCCACCACGAGCGGTAGGAAGGATGAGTTCTGAGATTTTTgcttcgccaccgccgttacCATCACGGCCGTATCACCGATCGTTACGACGGAGCAACCATCGGCAAAGCGCGCATACTTTCCGCACGATATCCGAACCACGCGCCTGTGGGCCGTTCGAGAGATAAATCATATTAATTTAGTCCTTGCTAAACTGGATCCTTTCGCTATTCACCCGGTACTGAGTGAAATATCCACTTCTGGCGGTGCCGTGTGCTGCGAAAACCATCTCCTTCGAGAACACTGTAAGTTGGTAAACACTTTTCGCCTGCTCAGCTGAAGGCGCGAAAAATTTTGTAACATTGCGAATGAACTGGTTTTCTTGAATGGACAAACAAAGGAACTGAGCTCGTGGTCTCTTCACGGACCGCTGAACAATTACAAAACGGTTGCGCGAAACAATGTTCTTACAAAACGCCGGGCAATTGTGGGCCGCAGgtgaaatgtcaaaaaatggATTCAAAACATCGCAGCTGCCAACAGCGGAACTATGACAGTTTCAACGATCAGTCGACGAATCCTGTGGAATGTTGTACGTTGTGCTAACAGTCGCAAAGTGGATTTATTCCTTTTCAATAAACGCCGGCAGTCAAAATGAAGAATTTACTACCTCGCAGCAAAACATCGCAGTAGCCAATAACATTTGTGATATATTCCTTACATTGTTACAGATGTTGCCAACAGCAGGATTTCAATCGTGTTTGTGTAGCCCCTGTAAATCGCGTCTGAATGATCTGTTTACGTTCCGCTGGCGCTGCGAAAGAAACGATGACATAGTCAATCGACTCATAGCAGAACCGAATCCAATTCATTTCATCAAATTGGAAACAAATGCAGATCAACCTGATGATTATATGTATTCAACAAACGGTGCTGAATCAGTTTGGGTGAAACAGGAGTTTGTCACAACAGATGCCGTGAATGGCTCACAATCGAACCAGCAAGATTCGCAACGGAGGAACCGAACCAACGATGGTAATCAACATGACGATTTGTTTAAAACAGTGGAACAAtcgttggaaattattttgaaatgcgAACCGGAAGAAGCGCAACAGCTCCAAACGGATCAGCTGCATTCCAACTCTCAGAGGGGAAAAGAGCCGCTTGATTTTAGAAATCAGCACTCGTTAAATCAAACAGATGTTGGCGATCAAGAAAAATCAGAACTCACAGGTAACAAGTCTATTTCAATAATTGGTCAGCAGCAACCGTCGACGTCGAATGAACAACGCGGCTTACAAAACAATCTCATTAAACCGAAATCTTCAGGGTCGACAAAACTTGACTCGATTGATAGTTGTAATGTAAatatcaaacacaaaaaccggcACGCGAAATCCAGCAAAACTGGAAGATCATGTCCGCGTTCACACCGGTGAAAGGCATTTTAAATGTGAGGTCTGTAGCAAAGCCTATACTATGTTTAAGACTATGAAGTCCCAtatgaaaattcacaacaaagaTCATAAATATCCTCATTGTCCGGCCACGTTCCCAATCCCTCTTCAACTAAAGACTCACA
The nucleotide sequence above comes from Anopheles bellator chromosome 1, idAnoBellAS_SP24_06.2, whole genome shotgun sequence. Encoded proteins:
- the LOC131215416 gene encoding polyribonucleotide nucleotidyltransferase 1, mitochondrial, translating into MLQNFSRLQLSRRKVFTNLQCSRRRWFSQHTAPPEVDISLSTGRVVRISCGKYARFADGCSVVTIGDTAVMVTAVAKQKSQNSSFLPLVVDYRQKSAAAGRIPTNFLRREMGPSEKEILAARLVDRSIRPLFPAEFRLDTQIVCNMLAIDASNPPDVQAINGASAALAISDIPWNGPVGAVRLGLVDNEVIVNPTRREMQLSALDLVVTATRQNLVVMIEGRGDVVNENEIRMAIKRGTKEAQLIVNGIERLQKTFGKPKRTLEPVPAVDDEIMQAVRTMAEMRLREIFRDFTHDKFSRDQAVGSARTDTIDKVWSSFPTTDPALIGEAFNKFVRHVFREMVLEDSVRCDGRGLDDLRPINCSVNLHKPLHGSALFQRGQTQVFATVALDSPESALRLDALTSLDTGLKSKNFFLHYEFPPYATGETGKIGPIGRREIGHGALAERGLVPIVPGEHPFTIRLTSEVLESNGSSSMATVCAGSLALMDAGVPVSESAAGVAIGLITKYENDDTKHLQDYRILSDLLGIEDYMGDMDMKVAGTRRGVTAIQADLKVPGIPLKVVMEALQKSMEARFKILDIMDDTIAATRTIRKDCWPVTDRLVIEANQRPRLLGTGGIHLRRLYLETGVQLTQEDETSFRIFAPSDAAMHEAKEHLEELLKTEKVPELEFGAIYTAKIVELRDTGVMVTLYPSMPPTLLHNSQLDQRKIAHPSVLGLPVGSEIQVKYFGRDPVSGFMRLSRKVLQGPATAMHRNLDRMSGGGDGETKTT